The following nucleotide sequence is from Salvia splendens isolate huo1 chromosome 2, SspV2, whole genome shotgun sequence.
CTTCAATAACATCTGGTATTGATTGTGGTATAGCTTCAACAACTTCTGGGATTGATTCAACTTGTGGCATAACTTCGACCTCGGCCAAAGCTGGTATAGCATCTGATACTTTTTCCACAGCCTCAGATGATACCTCTTCAAAGGCTTTCTCCAAATTTTGACGTGCTACCTCGTCCTCCCGTTTCCTCTTAGCACGGTCAGTTTCTAGACTTTTTATAAGAAATTCCTCAAACTCTACATCTTTATCATACCACCCAATCATCAAAGGCTGCTTCTTTTGCACCACCACATGCTCCTGCATTCTCTTCCTTCTCGGTGGATGCTTTGGGACAGTGGGTTGAGGTTCTTCAATCACTTCAATAATCACCCCTGCGGATTTCGCCGGCCAGAATTTGAGAACCTCTTGCGCTTCATCTTTCATCTTTTTTAGTATAGCGGCCGTCCAGGTAATCTCCACCACGTATATGTGAACTAGCTTTGTGCTAGTAGCAGCAACCTTGAGGAATTCAATTAGGTGTGCATCCTCAACAATGGGCATCAGCGGAAAACTTCCCAGGAGCGTCCCCTGTTGCGATTATTCAAAATAAGACAAAAACTAAATAACTTAACTTCTGATAACCTGAGCAATGGAATAAAATCGAACCAAGCCATGGATCTAAATTACCAAAATGTACAAATTTCGGAGCCCTAATTCACAAACGGGGACTATCAACCAGTGAAATTATCACAAACTGAGACTATCTACCAGTGAAATTGTAAATTGCAATTTTCAAGCGTAACTTATTGTTTTCTTCTTCGGGATAGAAAAAATCCAGATCAGGATAGCGGACATCCCATGTTTCTGTGTCCACATAGATGACCTCCGGTCCACATCTATGTGGTCGTGGTGGCTATGGAGATGGCGGTGGTGGCGAATGTTTTTTACGCCGAGGCCCACCTCGCGAGGAGGAGGCACCAGAGGACCCGACCCGCTTACGTTTTGGCGCCACTCATGCAAGAACCGTCAATGGCGATAGGAGGTTACTGAGAGGGGTGTTGGAATTAAGTGGTGTGAAGGGAAGTGTAGAAGAGAATTGTGAATTATTTGAAAAAGTTTCAAATACCCGCCGAGACCCCAAGTTTTTATCTCACAGAATACGTAATGGCTGCACACTATGTCACATCTCCGGCCAACCAACCCATCAATTACGTCAGGCACAGTAACCGCGACAGCATGCAGGCCAGGGTCCATGTCAGACATTGCACTGGACTGACCGAAATACCCTTTTAGGGCTAAGGGGCAGTATAGTCACAAAAAACACGATATGTGATTACGCTTAAGGTTAGGGttgtctggcgatattttttttgttaggggccTGCAATGTCACAAATGGAAACGTTAGGGACTTTGACATAATTCACTCTTTTAAGTAATGATGCTCTTATAAAAGCTTGCAAGTATGTTGGCTCTTTTTCGTATAGTGAAGCGGAATGAGGGTGGGAATGGAATGAGAATATGaatgaaatgatatttttattcaatttttattttattctctttttcgtCACATTGTTTTAAGCAAATGAAAGTAAGAATAACATTATCTTCcaagggggagtgatcaattgctaactcactctttgttaactacaattaatttaagactataggattttagaaatctagtggtctaaaatttgccacgtgtaatttttgtttttattaattaaatcgaaaaagatatcAACACAATACTTTGACAATGCTTTGGATGAAAACGTCAATAtattgttttgaaaatatcaacacaatgctttgaaaatgtcaacacattactttaagaatgacattctacatgtattatattgacatatattatttactatgttgacatttgttgctgtacgaaaaaattgatattttttgaatttttttcaaattttgacatccgaacatatgcaagtgagatctcgttagaatttttatgaaattatctttaatttgatatatgttccgcgaacaaataatttaaatcgagaaagttatatgcgttttaaagttatgttatatttttcaaaatttagttccaactaatttgttgtaaattgacattaatacttTATTAACGTTTTTTGTTGATTGTATTGATACTTCGGAGctgagagcatccgcagcggtggcgaaagacgccaccgccgtccgcgccgttggcaaggcgcaggaccgccgccgctgcagccgcgccgctggcacggcgctgctcgatgtatcgagcacgtccgtgccagcggacgcacacgtggcgcgctcccattcgtcaacggcatagccgttgtgtttaaacttttttttattttttttttaaaaatcggtatttaattataaataatgctaaaaaataaaaaaaatattttccaaatcccaaaaatatggccgtttttttcccgttttttctgaatttttttgatttttttttattttttttttccccaaaatcatctataaatacacacattcatcatccatttatcacatcaaatcatctctcattcatctctcattcataattctcatacaaactatcaacacattcatcacccactcaaaatctcaaatggatttcacccatattatggcggaagcggaacgcgaagaacaagaatactacgaacaacatcgtgccgcttacgaagcatatgtcgcggcgaatacccctgctcctcctcctcaacgaaccagatcaaatcgacggtacatccatcgtgaccgggagggagagcatacgacggttggccagaggatcgagacaagacacacaatgcgcgatactcgaatccacaatcaactacaagaagacctaatcaaccacatgtgggcgaaattcggcaacgagtagtgtcatttttaatttttaggattttaattatgtaatttttaatttttaggattttaattatgtaatttttaatttttaggattttaattatgcaatgtttaattatatttgtcatttgtaatatttattgtgggttttaaatgaattttaatattatggaaatgtttttgtgtaattgaattttatattaattgtgctcgtccttgcggaagagcacagttgtgggtgttgtgctcttgccagagagcaggcatgaatagtaccgcccgggcccacaaccgtgccgctggcaagagcacggttgtggatgctctgatgatctaggccattgatttaaatatctaatggctattatttaattatagttaccaattaagtattgagttaatAATATAACACTCCCCATCTACCAAGAATGGTCTTATAGTTATAATTGTATCCACAGTGGCGTGATATGATGGGCTCAGTGGTGGAGACACATGGGAATAAGGGGGTACCACTGTACCCCCAAATATTTTGGTCTTAATTATTGAAGTAATATTTCATAAAAGCTCTTGTGGTCGAGTGGTTTAGCGTTCAGTATTCCTACTTGTTGGCCAGTGTTCGATTCCTCGTTATGCGTATATTTTACTTCTACGTTATGCGTTcagaaaatttaatttattttgtgtgaataatcttatttgattttatttatatctctATATagttttttaatgcattttactttaatttgaaTTATACTCTTAATGTgctataaaaattgaaaattcaatCAGCCTagaatatttataaatgatttATTGCAGTCTATTTTTATCTctttgtagtttttttattgcatttttACTATAATCTGAAATATAGTTGAAATTCAGTtagtatattttcttttttcaaagaTTAGGCATATattgcattttatatttttattttaattatattcttaATAGTAGTTCTGTCAATTTGAGTTTCTTTCAAAAAttaggtatatatatattttttatttcagttaTATTTTCAATGTTTAGGTATGaatttcaaagttcaaaattaaataatttgctatttttcttattttgttttgtgtttttttacaAATACAAAGTAGTAGAAGTATTAGTTTAgttatactactattttttatactattatttttaatatataatataattatttgtcaTATAATTCGTACTCCCATATAGTtttggatccgccactggaTGGGCTTGAGTTTTAGTACTTATTGTTCCCATAAAACTAGAGATTTTTAAAATGGTAtgatttaattgtgtaattataaaataagagagaaaattaaaaattatagttaaaatagtgtaaATAAAAAGTGGACCTTATATTGATAAAATTGTTAAAGGAAATTATTTTTAGGGGATGAAGGAGTTTTAAGTCAAAAGTTTTATAGATTCTACTAACAAGTATTTTCTCAGTCCATCAATAATGCTtaattttgctatttttatccatccaccaataaatgtttcatttatttttttattattatttataataaacttCACATTACACTAATTTtatctcattcatattttattataaaactaaatataaaagtataactcgtattctaatatttttttcatcactttctattaagtatatttttaaaacgTTAAACTAGGTCTTGTATCtcaatcatattttattataaaattaatatataaaaatataactcgtattcaaatttttttttcattcactttctattatgtatatttttaaaacattaaacTAGGTCTTGTATCTcgctcatattttattataaaattaatatataaaagtaaaatttgtattttaatattttttttcattcactttcTATAAACtattaagtatattttttaaacatTAAAATAGATGATGGACTAAGATGGTaaaagtaaataataaaatgctGACTAAAGTCCAAATCAAAATTGGTTTCATCCATTTGACTAACTTGTAATCCTGAAATTAATGGTCAACCCTATGCATTTTACATGAATGatgaattaaatataaataaaaacaataccTAAGATCAAAAGCTAACACGTTTAAAACACTCGTTGATCATTAATTTTTCATGAAATTGTTAAATATGGATAAAAATTTTGGACTATAGTCTAAAATGTTTATAGTTCGAAATATGAAGAGTGACAAAATATATAGACTATATGATGATTAAAGAAGAAACCATATTATAGATCCGTTGAATTTCAACTCCGCTTCAATGGCTGCACTTGGCATCTTCACTTTGCCTCTCGCAACCCTAATTTTGGCGTTAATCCTAAGAATTGCCTTGGTTGTAGTTTATCACCGGCGAAGGCGTAGCAATTCCGTCGCTTTCTTTCATCCCTACACCAACGACGGCGGTGGCGGCGAGCGAGTACTATGGTGCGCCATCAAAGCCGTCCAAGAAGAGTCTCCGCACCTCGATTGTGTCGTATACACCGGCGATCATGACGCTTCGCCTGAATCTCTTTCCGCTCGAGCGATTGATAGATTCGGCGTCAAGCTGATCCGCCCCCCGAAGGTACATTCGATTTGTATAACtgctattttaattatatatcttTCTAGGCGGCAATTCTGATTGATTCTACTTTAGAAATTAGTTTTGTTACGGTTTAGTAAATGTGGACTGCAGTGGAAATCGAGTATTTGTTTTATGCTCATCAAAATATACCAATGTTTTCATTCTGTGTATGGTGGTTTCTAGTCAGGATTTGAGATTTACCTGGTTTTTGGTATATTGGAATTGATTTTATTGCACTCCTTGAGGAAATCACTTTACATTTCTACTGCTTTGTTTTGATAAATAGCAGATGATTATGCAAGTAGAGTTCCTAATTCAGAGGTGGGAAATTTGTGGAGGGTGATTTGGATTGTGTCATTTTACCTTGGCTTTGAGAACTTAAATTAGAAGACTAGCAATATCTTGCTTGATAGGGTTTCTGGTTATGTTTTGCTTTGACAGGTGTTGCATCTTTATAAAAGGAAATGGATTGAAGAAGCTACATATCCTCGATTCACTATGATTGGTCAGAGCCTTGGTTCAATGTATCTTTCATGGGAAGCCTTATGCGCATTCACTCCTCTGTATTATATTGATACCAGTGGATATGCATTCACATATCCAGTTGCATGGATGTTTGGATGTAAAATCATTTGCTACACACATTATCCAACAATTAGTTTAGACATGCTATCCAGGGTTAATGCACGGAACTCTATGTATAACAATGACGCCGTGATTGCTAAAAGGTACAGTTCTTACCGTAATCTCGTTCACATTTCAGCGTATTTTTCTATCCAGGTTTCTATGATATTATGTTGGTTACatgaattgagaagaaaaaaaatactcccttcgtcccataaaaatatgtgcactttccattttcgtccgtcccacaaaaatatgtgtattccatttttgaaaagttatatcaatttaataatgtaggtcccactatccactagctctactttaactaccattctcctcctctctcttactttaccatatcattcttctcctctctcttacttttccaatttaTCTTAATTCCCGTGCCATCTCTtccgcccatatttttatgggacggagggagtatattttatctaATTCTGTTTTTGCGTTGGACCcagaaaatgaaaacaaaagcgGGAGAATGGGTAAAATAATGCATTCTGGGGTTTTATGGTAAATGATGCAATAATGCCATTTCTGAAAGAAACCGAATGGTACTTTGTTTGTCGCACCTCACAAAACGCGTAAGGATTATTTTATGGTtgcaagaaattttaaaaatataacgCTGATTCCACCAGGCAAATTCAACTTGGCCATTAGTTTTGGCAGCTAGGCACAGTAACCCCAAAATAATGGAAGAGGACTGAAACTTATTTGCATCCCTTCAAAGGTTTCCTTTTGTGAAATCTCAGAATAAAAGTAGAGGAATGCCCTAGGTCCAACTGTCCAAGCTCTGTTATATCTTCCTGCTGCTGAAAACATGGTGAATATATGATGATATGCTATTTATCTCCCTCTTAGTTTGTTATTTATCTGCCCCAGATCTACTAATGAATTTAATATGTATCTTTGCACCTCATTAAAGGTCATGGCATGTGCATGAAATATCTTAAGAAACGGATAAATTCCTGAAAATCCCTGTGTGTTCATGAAGCTAACTCTACTTTCTCTTGCCAGTGCCTTTTTCTCGCAGTGTAAAGTTATCTATTATAAGCTATTCAGCTTGATGTACGGAATTGTAGGCTCTCATGCACATCTTGCAATGGTTAATTCCTCATGGACACAAACTCATATTCAAAAGCTTTGGGGGATTCCAGATCGTATTAGGAGAGTTTATCCTCCTTGTGACACTTCTGGTCTTCAGGTGTGTATCTTATATCTCATCTTAGCCATGCTATCAATTATCTACACAGATCTTCTTTCACTTGCTGAAATGAATTAATGATTCTTGCTTTCGATTGCTCTGTATAAGTTGAACATGTCTACCTAGTGGTTTATGAAATGGATTTGATCTTGTTGCTCACATGTTAGGTGTGAGTGAGATTCATATTGTATGTCTGCTTCTATAAATCCTGATAATTGGCTCTAAACAGATACTGGCGTTAGAAAGGTCAGTGGAGCCAATAAAGATTATTTCTGTGGCCCAATTTCGTCCAGAGAAGGTGGGCATTTTTTCAGACCAAGGTACCCATGCTTATGGAATCATTCATTTCATGGTCCATTGCACTGGTGAACTTCAACTTAGATTTCGATTCCTTATGAAACAGGCACATTTGCTTCAACTTGAGGCATTTGCTGCTGCCATCAAGATTTTGGATGCAGACCTGCCAAGACCTAAGCTACAATTTGTTGGTAGCTGCAGGAATGAAGCTGATGAGAAAAGATTGCAATACTTGAAGGAGCGAGCCAAAGAGCTTAAATTGGATAATGATGTGGAGTTCCAGAAAAATGTAACCTACAGGTCTGCAATACTTTCTATATGCATGCCTTTATTCCACCTTATATTACTGTACTGATCATAGACATTTCCAGTGATTTTAAGTTATCGTGCAGTCTAAAGTCTAAACACTGAGGTGATAGTCGTCCAGTGCAACTGTGTTTTTATCATTGGAGTGTT
It contains:
- the LOC121761885 gene encoding GDP-Man:Man(3)GlcNAc(2)-PP-Dol alpha-1,2-mannosyltransferase-like, coding for MAALGIFTLPLATLILALILRIALVVVYHRRRRSNSVAFFHPYTNDGGGGERVLWCAIKAVQEESPHLDCVVYTGDHDASPESLSARAIDRFGVKLIRPPKVLHLYKRKWIEEATYPRFTMIGQSLGSMYLSWEALCAFTPLYYIDTSGYAFTYPVAWMFGCKIICYTHYPTISLDMLSRVNARNSMYNNDAVIAKSAFFSQCKVIYYKLFSLMYGIVGSHAHLAMVNSSWTQTHIQKLWGIPDRIRRVYPPCDTSGLQILALERSVEPIKIISVAQFRPEKAHLLQLEAFAAAIKILDADLPRPKLQFVGSCRNEADEKRLQYLKERAKELKLDNDVEFQKNVTYSELVSLLGGASVGIHSMVDEHFGISVVEYMAAGAIPIAHNSAGPKMDIVLPEEGKQTGFLAQNLEEYADAIVNVIRMPAYQRLEMAAAARKRASHFSEQRFYQDFKSAVRPVMSNTTP